A part of Desulfomicrobium baculatum DSM 4028 genomic DNA contains:
- a CDS encoding WD40/YVTN/BNR-like repeat-containing protein yields MSRIMEERKHGECAAYGLMFWAVFVIMGMSAPSSFATVNTGVFSPRGIGGGGGMYVLSISPYDEGLMFLVTDMGGAYRSEDGGERWELIHYTQGFRFMQFSTPPVFFKDRIYWRSGKTALRVSTDQGRSWPKVDGMPWGKEAILHLTAIPGSPDVLLVGTKGGLWRTDDDCATWKIVLDRQTTETVILGEVLCAMADPDVVARSRDRGQTWTTSPVVVDGRAIKGHPAMGLTGAVSEKGSLMVASLHKFGIIRSTDQGSSWALAHSPYGGENHLVMAPGQIDVVYAAQTGSNVNINLLRSIDGGQSWSPSFRMADFARKYGWKANVEPTWIQDSLKWSYLISPKGFAVNPRKPEEAFLVTQGELYRTRDGGETWHPRMATEVAVGPEKSAHYQSIGLEVTSAWGYHFDPHHPARHYITYTDIGFARSPDSGKSWQWTAQGSPWRNTFYDLAIDPDVSDVLYAAVSARHDIPHHSNLSVTKSGYRGHQGGVVRSTDGGLSWQVPYKPGSSSGLPKQVCTTVLLDPKSPTDRRILYAGIYGEGDDDEAGVYKSVDGGTSWAKISPGPGVAPNLHIYRLRMHPKSGNLYCLITGLRSKNNYFTAPGGVWKSTDGGETWKPISSGVNLVWWTTNFAWDPENEDVMYVSAGSSEGHWMQGGIYKTTDGGGSWAHVLTDEMIQKAARGESYEQTMAVALHPQNSRLVYAGTSRNGLLYSQDGGATWRHYSEFPAATVQSINFDPADMTRIIVTTFGQGVFEGPYLPQ; encoded by the coding sequence GTGTCACGAATAATGGAAGAGAGAAAGCATGGCGAATGCGCAGCGTATGGCCTGATGTTCTGGGCCGTGTTCGTCATCATGGGCATGTCCGCGCCGTCATCGTTTGCAACGGTGAATACGGGAGTGTTTTCCCCGCGTGGCATTGGCGGCGGGGGCGGAATGTACGTCCTCTCCATCTCTCCATACGACGAGGGGCTCATGTTTCTGGTCACCGACATGGGCGGCGCGTACCGCTCGGAAGACGGCGGCGAGCGGTGGGAACTGATCCATTACACCCAGGGCTTTCGCTTCATGCAGTTCTCCACGCCCCCGGTGTTCTTCAAGGATCGCATCTATTGGCGGTCGGGGAAGACCGCACTGCGGGTCAGCACGGACCAGGGACGCTCGTGGCCCAAGGTGGACGGCATGCCCTGGGGGAAAGAAGCGATTTTGCACCTGACCGCGATTCCCGGCTCGCCGGATGTTCTTCTCGTCGGCACGAAGGGCGGGCTGTGGCGTACTGATGACGACTGCGCGACCTGGAAAATAGTGCTGGACCGGCAAACAACCGAGACCGTCATCCTTGGCGAGGTCCTCTGCGCCATGGCGGATCCGGATGTTGTCGCACGCAGCCGTGACCGGGGCCAGACGTGGACGACGTCTCCCGTGGTCGTCGACGGGCGGGCAATCAAGGGGCACCCTGCCATGGGGCTTACTGGCGCGGTGTCGGAAAAAGGTTCGCTCATGGTGGCCAGTCTGCACAAGTTCGGCATCATCCGCTCCACGGACCAAGGGTCGAGCTGGGCCCTCGCGCATTCACCCTATGGGGGCGAAAATCACCTTGTCATGGCCCCCGGGCAGATCGATGTCGTCTATGCCGCCCAGACCGGATCAAACGTCAACATCAACCTGCTCCGTTCCATTGACGGCGGTCAAAGCTGGAGCCCGAGTTTCAGGATGGCCGATTTCGCCCGCAAATACGGCTGGAAGGCGAATGTGGAACCGACCTGGATTCAGGACTCCCTGAAATGGAGTTATCTGATCTCGCCCAAGGGTTTTGCGGTCAATCCGCGAAAACCCGAGGAAGCCTTTCTCGTCACGCAGGGCGAACTGTATCGCACCCGGGACGGAGGAGAGACATGGCATCCGCGCATGGCCACAGAGGTTGCCGTTGGGCCGGAGAAGTCGGCGCATTACCAGAGTATCGGGCTGGAGGTGACCAGCGCCTGGGGCTATCATTTCGACCCCCATCACCCGGCCAGACATTACATCACCTACACGGACATCGGGTTCGCCAGGTCGCCGGACAGCGGAAAAAGCTGGCAATGGACGGCGCAGGGTTCGCCCTGGAGGAACACGTTCTATGATCTGGCCATCGATCCGGATGTGTCGGACGTACTGTACGCGGCGGTGAGCGCCCGTCACGACATTCCGCACCACTCCAATCTTTCGGTTACCAAATCGGGATATCGGGGGCATCAGGGCGGGGTGGTCAGATCCACGGACGGCGGCCTGAGCTGGCAGGTTCCCTACAAGCCGGGCAGCTCCTCCGGGTTGCCCAAGCAGGTCTGCACTACGGTGCTTCTCGATCCGAAGTCGCCTACGGACAGGCGGATTCTTTACGCCGGAATCTACGGGGAAGGCGATGATGACGAAGCGGGTGTGTACAAGTCCGTTGATGGAGGAACGTCGTGGGCAAAAATTTCGCCGGGCCCGGGCGTTGCGCCAAATCTGCATATCTACAGGTTACGCATGCATCCGAAGAGCGGAAATTTGTACTGCCTCATCACAGGGCTGCGCTCCAAGAATAATTATTTCACGGCTCCAGGCGGCGTCTGGAAGTCGACGGATGGTGGCGAAACATGGAAGCCAATCAGTAGTGGCGTCAACCTTGTCTGGTGGACCACGAATTTCGCCTGGGACCCTGAAAACGAAGACGTGATGTACGTCTCGGCCGGGTCTTCGGAAGGGCACTGGATGCAGGGCGGCATATACAAGACGACGGACGGCGGAGGCTCCTGGGCGCATGTCCTGACCGACGAGATGATTCAAAAAGCGGCCCGGGGGGAGAGCTATGAACAGACCATGGCTGTGGCCCTTCATCCTCAAAATTCCCGGTTGGTTTATGCCGGTACTTCCAGGAACGGATTGCTCTACAGCCAGGATGGCGGGGCGACTTGGCGGCATTATTCGGAATTTCCTGCTGCAACGGTGCAAAGCATTAATTTTGATCCTGCGGATATGACACGGATCATTGTCACGACCTTTGGACAGGGGGTGTTTGAAGGTCCCTATCTTCCGCAATGA
- a CDS encoding polysaccharide deacetylase family protein: protein MSRPGTSSVMFHTVGVPDRRWAWSFLTVPWQLFDAQLRALRRFGYRSVFLREYMDIALAGRLGQERVVSLTFDDGYLDNWVYAAPLLKKHGFCATIFASTDFVDPASEPRPQFDPLRPDSARLPGAGFLSWSEMRALEQSGVMEIQSHGITHTWYPCGPGIVDFRHPGDTHYWMDWNASPADKWRYLDFKSDPGVWGEPVYEHAKSMDGPVYYPDERVGQALREFAAARGRSFFDRPDWRDELRAKAEELMKTCTRTGLETHDEFMLRVRRELADSKTVLEENLGKKIDFFCWPGGGYTEEVFDAAAEYYVGTTVGSRERLRPAALDAKGCFRFSRVGPPGVEGRMGFRYLGPWLLPLFLEEVRGGSRLARLFRGGGKLAVENWEKMKIAMLGRVRDESCHE from the coding sequence ATGTCTCGTCCTGGAACCAGTTCCGTCATGTTTCATACCGTGGGCGTGCCTGACAGACGCTGGGCCTGGAGTTTCCTCACGGTTCCGTGGCAGCTCTTCGACGCCCAGCTTCGCGCGCTGCGGCGTTTCGGCTATCGGTCGGTTTTCCTGCGCGAGTACATGGACATCGCCCTGGCCGGGCGTCTTGGCCAGGAGCGGGTCGTGTCCCTGACTTTTGACGACGGGTATCTGGATAATTGGGTCTATGCTGCGCCGCTGCTCAAAAAACACGGCTTTTGCGCCACGATTTTCGCTTCAACCGATTTCGTCGATCCCGCGAGCGAGCCACGGCCCCAGTTTGATCCGCTGCGTCCGGACAGCGCCCGTCTGCCAGGCGCCGGTTTTCTCTCCTGGAGCGAGATGCGCGCCCTGGAGCAGAGCGGTGTCATGGAGATTCAGTCCCACGGGATCACGCACACCTGGTATCCTTGCGGGCCCGGGATCGTGGATTTTCGTCACCCGGGCGATACGCACTACTGGATGGACTGGAACGCTTCGCCCGCAGACAAGTGGCGCTATCTGGATTTCAAATCCGATCCGGGCGTCTGGGGCGAGCCGGTGTATGAACACGCCAAATCCATGGATGGCCCTGTTTACTATCCTGATGAACGCGTCGGACAGGCGCTGCGTGAATTTGCGGCCGCTCGGGGACGGTCGTTTTTCGACCGGCCGGATTGGAGAGACGAGCTGCGCGCCAAGGCTGAAGAACTGATGAAAACCTGCACGCGCACCGGGCTGGAGACCCATGATGAATTCATGCTGCGGGTGCGCCGGGAGCTCGCGGACTCAAAAACCGTACTGGAGGAAAACCTGGGCAAGAAGATCGATTTCTTCTGCTGGCCGGGAGGTGGTTACACTGAGGAAGTGTTTGACGCGGCCGCCGAGTACTATGTCGGCACCACCGTCGGGTCTCGGGAACGGCTCCGGCCGGCGGCCCTGGACGCGAAGGGGTGTTTCCGCTTTTCCCGCGTAGGGCCTCCGGGGGTCGAGGGGCGCATGGGGTTTCGCTATCTCGGTCCGTGGCTGCTGCCGCTGTTTCTGGAGGAGGTGCGGGGCGGAAGCCGCCTGGCGCGGCTCTTTCGGGGAGGCGGGAAGCTCGCGGTCGAAAACTGGGAAAAAATGAAGATAGCCATGCTTGGGCGGGTGAGGGACGAATCGTGTCACGAATAA
- a CDS encoding phenylacetate--CoA ligase family protein, with product MIGLVRQAMHTLRGSRRYALMREGITLQRLPVEELRRRQLARLVQVVQHAARTVPFYQDLFRAHGLKASEIRTFEDFACLPVLLKQDLRENLPRMLSSASNGSRRVDNATGGSTGEPVRFYQDMDVFDAMQGSFMLGLSFAGWKPSDMIVNIWGNPRDKGTARPSVDLKQWLSGSMTLSAYRYGRKEMDDWLGVLARFRRVFVYGYVSVLSDLAEHILACGRKPSSVCAVMTSAEKLHDHQRALIAQAFGCRVHDQYGSREVPCIAVECEHGGMHLLTHSAYAEFLPEAGSELKRLVVTGLTNRTMPLLRYEIGDYATPLSHGCPCGRGFPLIRMDIGRIYDYMLAAGGGKIHGAYFVKIIKEIEGVLSFQFRQSVSGEVELLVKCKEGVSEESMRQLNALPQCVAHDHGGEIRLRVRFVDEIPRTIGGKHRYIVCEVQ from the coding sequence ATGATAGGTCTTGTGCGCCAGGCAATGCATACCCTGCGCGGAAGCAGGCGCTATGCGCTCATGCGTGAAGGCATCACCCTGCAACGGCTGCCCGTGGAGGAATTGCGGCGGCGGCAACTGGCCCGGCTTGTCCAGGTGGTCCAGCATGCCGCCCGCACGGTGCCGTTCTATCAGGACCTTTTTCGTGCGCACGGCCTCAAGGCGAGCGAGATCAGGACGTTTGAAGATTTTGCCTGTCTGCCGGTTCTTTTAAAACAGGATCTGCGCGAGAACCTGCCGCGCATGTTGTCCTCCGCATCGAACGGGTCACGCCGCGTGGACAACGCCACCGGGGGGTCCACCGGGGAACCTGTCAGATTTTATCAGGACATGGACGTGTTCGATGCCATGCAGGGCAGCTTCATGCTCGGGCTTTCCTTTGCCGGGTGGAAGCCCTCCGACATGATCGTCAACATCTGGGGCAATCCAAGGGATAAGGGGACTGCGCGGCCGTCGGTGGACCTGAAGCAATGGCTTTCAGGATCCATGACCTTGAGCGCCTACCGCTACGGGCGCAAGGAAATGGATGATTGGCTGGGGGTTCTGGCGCGTTTTCGCAGGGTCTTCGTGTACGGCTATGTCTCGGTTTTGAGCGATTTGGCCGAACACATCCTGGCCTGCGGACGCAAGCCTTCGAGCGTGTGCGCAGTCATGACCTCGGCGGAGAAACTCCATGACCATCAGCGCGCCCTCATCGCGCAGGCGTTCGGGTGCCGGGTCCACGACCAGTACGGGAGCAGGGAGGTGCCGTGCATCGCCGTGGAGTGCGAGCACGGCGGCATGCACCTTTTGACGCATTCGGCCTATGCCGAGTTCCTGCCCGAGGCGGGTTCGGAACTGAAGCGTCTGGTCGTGACCGGCCTCACCAATCGGACCATGCCGCTCCTGCGCTACGAGATCGGCGATTACGCGACCCCGCTCTCCCATGGCTGTCCCTGTGGCCGGGGCTTTCCCCTCATCCGCATGGATATCGGCCGCATCTATGACTACATGCTCGCCGCAGGCGGGGGCAAGATTCACGGCGCATATTTTGTCAAGATCATCAAAGAGATAGAGGGCGTTCTTTCATTCCAGTTCAGGCAATCGGTGTCCGGAGAGGTGGAACTGCTGGTCAAATGCAAGGAAGGCGTGAGCGAAGAGTCCATGAGGCAGCTCAATGCCTTGCCGCAATGCGTCGCACATGATCACGGGGGCGAGATCCGGCTGCGGGTCCGCTTTGTGGATGAAATCCCACGCACAATCGGTGGAAAACACAGGTATATCGTCTGCGAGGTGCAGTAA
- a CDS encoding glycosyltransferase, with amino-acid sequence MKPHVMQCVVSLAPGGAESLALTILEKAGVRGSVCGLVRGTGTLIPAIEALGLPWHVLSSNSPRRLPVWKALAGLLRRERVDVAHVQAGYLLSFVLPAALLAGVRVVYTEHAKHSLEQQPMLRRMVRLCAPFLHAVTCVSENLKSFMVERVGINARRIQVIPNGVDLGRFAQAEPSPETRGLLPENWGGPDITVFGNVARFSEAKDHPVLLRSFDAVRRSHPGARLLLVGDGETRPGIESLIGELGLGEFVQLTGMRRDVPALLGLMDVFVLSSMREGMPISVLEAMAAGLPVLTTDVGGIGEVVQDGVTAKVVAPRDVQALAGGLAWMVENAAARADMAARGKALIHGQYGHERMVERYAALYADAGRRP; translated from the coding sequence GTGAAGCCCCATGTGATGCAGTGTGTTGTCTCCCTGGCTCCCGGAGGCGCCGAGAGCCTGGCCTTGACCATTCTGGAGAAGGCGGGCGTGCGTGGCTCCGTGTGCGGACTGGTGCGCGGCACCGGTACGCTGATTCCGGCCATCGAGGCCCTGGGGTTGCCCTGGCATGTGCTCTCGTCAAATTCCCCCCGCCGTCTCCCGGTCTGGAAGGCTCTTGCGGGCCTGCTGCGCCGCGAGCGGGTCGATGTGGCGCACGTCCAGGCTGGCTATCTTCTCTCCTTCGTACTCCCGGCAGCGCTGCTGGCCGGTGTGCGCGTGGTCTATACTGAGCACGCCAAGCATTCCCTCGAACAGCAGCCCATGCTGCGGCGCATGGTGCGCCTTTGCGCTCCGTTTCTGCACGCGGTCACCTGCGTCTCGGAGAACCTGAAGTCCTTCATGGTCGAGCGCGTAGGCATCAACGCACGCAGGATTCAGGTCATCCCCAACGGGGTGGACCTGGGACGTTTTGCCCAAGCGGAGCCAAGCCCTGAAACGCGCGGGCTCTTGCCCGAGAACTGGGGAGGGCCGGACATCACGGTGTTCGGAAATGTGGCCCGCTTCAGCGAAGCCAAGGATCACCCCGTACTGCTGCGGTCTTTTGACGCGGTCCGGCGCAGTCATCCCGGCGCCCGTCTCCTGCTGGTGGGCGACGGCGAAACCCGGCCGGGCATCGAATCCCTGATCGGCGAGCTTGGCCTTGGCGAATTCGTCCAATTGACGGGCATGCGCCGGGACGTCCCGGCCCTGCTGGGCCTCATGGACGTCTTTGTCTTGTCCTCCATGCGCGAGGGCATGCCGATCTCGGTCCTGGAGGCCATGGCCGCAGGCTTGCCTGTGCTCACCACCGATGTCGGGGGGATTGGCGAGGTCGTGCAGGACGGAGTGACGGCCAAGGTCGTAGCTCCTCGTGACGTCCAGGCCCTTGCCGGGGGCTTGGCCTGGATGGTCGAGAATGCCGCCGCGCGCGCCGACATGGCGGCGCGGGGCAAGGCCCTGATTCATGGGCAATACGGGCATGAGCGGATGGTGGAGCGTTATGCAGCGCTGTATGCGGATGCGGGGAGGCGGCCATGA
- a CDS encoding acyltransferase — translation MIGTYVMVTGGKNQHRFDSRDIPIRLQGGEFQPITIGRDCWVGNGAIIMADLGEGCVIAAGSVVTKPIPPYSIAAGVPAKVIGERP, via the coding sequence ATGATCGGCACCTACGTCATGGTCACCGGCGGAAAGAATCAGCACCGTTTCGACTCCCGGGACATCCCGATCCGGTTGCAGGGCGGGGAGTTCCAGCCCATCACCATCGGGAGGGACTGCTGGGTCGGCAACGGCGCCATCATCATGGCCGATCTGGGCGAGGGCTGCGTCATCGCGGCCGGCAGCGTGGTGACCAAACCGATTCCTCCGTACAGCATCGCTGCGGGCGTGCCCGCCAAGGTCATCGGAGAGCGTCCGTGA
- a CDS encoding acyltransferase, translating into MFDNVSLAGLKIFDDPELRIGDNTYISPRSRFMVAKSVVIGSWSLIGCRIVMDNSGHPIANAAARMTSGGGSASRESVRPVSVGDLCLLGAGSCLYPGARLGDGVVAKVGAHVAGEIPPFCLVAGNPGRIVGKLPIAEELKEHFGEDRYRMWKEQQAAVVI; encoded by the coding sequence ATGTTCGACAACGTCAGCTTGGCCGGTCTCAAGATATTTGACGATCCTGAACTGAGGATTGGGGATAACACGTACATTTCACCACGATCCAGGTTCATGGTCGCCAAAAGTGTCGTCATCGGCAGTTGGAGCCTGATTGGATGCCGCATCGTCATGGACAATTCCGGACACCCCATCGCCAACGCGGCCGCAAGAATGACCTCTGGAGGTGGGAGTGCTTCCCGGGAGAGCGTCCGGCCGGTGAGCGTGGGCGATCTGTGTCTGCTCGGCGCAGGGAGCTGCCTGTATCCCGGCGCGCGTCTCGGTGACGGGGTCGTGGCCAAGGTCGGTGCCCACGTGGCGGGCGAAATTCCTCCGTTCTGTCTTGTCGCGGGCAATCCGGGCCGCATTGTGGGCAAGCTCCCCATTGCCGAAGAACTCAAGGAGCATTTCGGGGAAGATCGATACCGGATGTGGAAGGAGCAGCAGGCGGCTGTTGTCATTTAA
- a CDS encoding glycosyltransferase family 4 protein — protein sequence MRPRVFISLATSNLGGPGKGLLQFLRSGGFELCDPVVVDFVTESGCESEFARVMRLSGANVVELRQNRKFDMNLVDQAENIVKREGCQILQSHGYKSHVLCALLKRRVRLPWVAFVHGWTSENMKMHCYRLVEMGLVTLATRVVAVSEALGKRLPGIAQRKMTVIPNAVDPAELNDSSGRDVRHELGIPGEALVVGVVGRLSPEKGQIFFLKALAQTRKQVPNAVGILLGDGQDRAMLETEAVRCGLAGAVFFTGHISGLGDYYRAMDLVAMPSLSEGMPNVALEAMIFAKPVVASRVGGVPEVVVEGETGFMVTAGDAESLAVALIRMLESPSRMQAMGEAGRRRALDNFSPTVRVDRLLALYKELLVAQTLEGNKNA from the coding sequence CCTGCGATCGGGAGGTTTTGAGCTTTGTGATCCCGTGGTCGTGGATTTTGTCACGGAATCAGGCTGCGAATCGGAGTTTGCGCGAGTCATGCGCTTGTCGGGAGCCAATGTCGTCGAGCTTCGCCAGAATAGAAAATTTGACATGAACTTGGTGGATCAGGCGGAGAACATCGTTAAAAGGGAAGGCTGTCAGATATTGCAGTCGCATGGATATAAAAGCCATGTACTGTGCGCTCTTTTGAAACGACGCGTACGACTTCCCTGGGTTGCTTTTGTTCACGGCTGGACTTCCGAAAACATGAAAATGCATTGTTACAGGCTCGTTGAAATGGGTCTGGTGACGCTGGCAACACGAGTTGTCGCTGTTTCCGAAGCGCTGGGGAAACGACTGCCGGGGATCGCGCAGCGCAAGATGACGGTGATTCCCAACGCCGTGGATCCGGCTGAACTCAATGATTCAAGCGGACGTGATGTACGGCACGAATTGGGTATTCCCGGCGAGGCGCTGGTTGTCGGAGTGGTTGGAAGATTGAGTCCGGAGAAAGGGCAGATTTTTTTTCTCAAGGCCCTGGCTCAGACTCGCAAGCAAGTGCCCAATGCGGTGGGGATTCTTTTGGGTGATGGCCAGGACCGGGCCATGCTGGAGACTGAGGCTGTCCGGTGCGGGCTCGCGGGGGCGGTTTTTTTTACAGGGCATATTTCAGGTTTGGGCGATTATTACCGGGCCATGGATCTCGTGGCCATGCCTTCCTTGAGCGAGGGCATGCCCAATGTGGCCCTGGAGGCCATGATATTCGCAAAGCCGGTGGTCGCGAGCCGGGTTGGAGGGGTGCCCGAGGTGGTGGTTGAAGGCGAGACGGGCTTCATGGTCACTGCGGGCGATGCCGAGTCTTTGGCTGTGGCACTTATTCGCATGCTGGAATCGCCGAGTCGCATGCAGGCCATGGGCGAAGCGGGGCGACGCCGCGCGCTCGATAATTTTTCACCAACGGTCAGAGTGGATCGTTTGCTGGCGCTCTATAAAGAACTCCTCGTGGCGCAAACTCTTGAAGGAAACAAAAATGCGTAA